CTTTAGCTAACATACAACAGATTATAGAACAGAAGTAGGCCGCTTTTATACTATGGGAAGTAGTGCTCACCTGATCAATTACGGGATTTGTAGACCTACTATGAAGTCTGTTACTAATTTCCGCCTTAGCCCGACCGGCTATTATTTCGGAGCGGACGATTTAATTTTTAGTGAGAAAGTCGATAGAGTGAAGTTAAAAAGGGGTTTGGTTTTTGGCATTGCCTATAGCTTAAAGAGTAACCAAGATGCTTTTTTGTGCCGTATTATACACCCTATGCTCGTAAATCCAACTACAGGAAAGGCATATAAAGAGACGATTGAAGAAAAGTATAGGTCAACCAATGGACTAAACTTTGATTACTATCGAACTGAACATACCTGGGAAATGATAGCCGGAGAATGGGTCTTCCAAATCGAACAATCCGGTAAAGTCTTGCTTGAAAAGTCGTTTGAATTATATGGTTCGCTACTGCTTTGATTAACATAATCGTCACTTATACAACGGTCAACTATTTATGTAGTTGTTTTATTAGATTTGTAGTTAATCTTTCTAATTGAATCACTCAAACTTCAACATAATATGATTTCCTACATACTTAGCTGGATGGTCTGGTTGGCTTCCTTTACCCATCTTACCATCAAGACAGGACAAGAGAAGAACTCAATAGCCATTCAAGGAAGCTGCTATAATGTGTGGACCTGCTACATTTGACTGGACATTAAGTTAAGCATGATCTAACTTAGTGAACCATGAAAACCAGGAGGCAGTACGACGATAAATTTAAAACGATGGCCGTCGAGCTGTCGGTGGCCAAAGGCTCTTTAAAAGCGACCGCTGAAGAGTTAGGCATTACCCCGCACATTCTGACCCGATGGCGTCGAGAGCGATTAACTCCTACCGGCACCACAATCAGTACGCACCCTCAAGTCAGCCAAGAACAGCAGGAAATTTTGCGCCTGAAAAAACAACTCAAGCAAGCCGAGTTAGATCGGATCGCCGAAGCGACGCGATATCCTAAAAAAGGCGGTCAGCATCTTCTCCAAGAACGACCGCGCGGCGGACCGTGGGAAATATTTGGATTCATAAAAGTGAACTTGCTAGCTTTCACTGGACAACTATTTCTTGGCTTTTTTGTCCAGTGAAAGCTAGCAAGTCCACTGTCTTCTGCTGGTTTTCATTGCACACTAAGTTAGATCACACTTAACTTAATGTCCAGTCAAATGTAGCAGGTCCAGTTCTGCACACGGAGCCAGGTGATGAACAATCAGAAAAGTAGAAGCCCGAACTAATCAGATCCGGGCTTCGAGACTTGTCACGAGTAAGACTGAATTAAAACTTTAGTAGCTTGACCTGCTGCCGCTGGGTGGGGGTGCTCACCTGTAATAGCAATATACCTTTACTGTTACCAACGGGTACACTTACCCGTTCGGATGGGCCAGCTTCGTCAATTTGATACTGATGCACTACCCGGCCCTGACTGTCTACCAAATTCAGCTGTACGGACTGACTGGCGGCACCATTAATTTCGATCTCCGCAGATTTGCCTTCAACCGGATTACCGAACACCCGTACCTGTAATTCGGTGCCAGCTTCTTGAACACCCAACCGGGCAGAAACCGTGTTACAGACCGTCAGCCAGTTATATGTGTACCTGGCTATTGTAGCTCCCTGTTGGGCACTCAGCGTGATAACAGGGTTGTCGGTATAAAGGTCCAAACTATACGGACCGGCATCGGTGGTTGGCAGTTTCTCGTTTACGACGGAGAAGCTGATGGGTGTACCATCCACTCCGCTGTACTGAGGAGTAAACGTAATCCGGCGTTTATCGGGGCGTAGCACTTCACAACGCACCGTACTTACGTCGACAATAGCAAAGCTTGTTGGCAAGCCAGGGGCGGGGCTAACCGTCAATTGGAAACTGCTACCGACAGACAATCCACCAGGATCAACGGCGCTGACGTTTATGGTCGACACGCCCGTTACTGATGGAGTACCGCTAATCACACTACCCGTTAAACTAAGTCCAGCCGGTAAGCCCTGTACCGAAAAGGCGAGTGGCTGCTGGTCAGGATCAGAAAAATAAGTTTTCAGTTCTAACTGGTAAGCCTGCCCCTGTGAGATAGTCTGGTTCGGTACACCAGTAGTTACAGGTGGGCGATTTGGGCTATTTCCGGACTGGCAGGAAGCAAACCAATTGTAGCTATATCGGGTCTCGCCGGTGCCAGCCTGCGTAGCTACCAGAATAATTACTGGGTTATCGGTGTACAGACGTAGCGTGTACGGAGCAGGATCGGTAGTGGCTGTCTTTTCGTTAACGACCGAGAATGAAATGGGGTTCGTATTCTGACCACTGTACTGAGGGGTGAACGTGACCTGATAACCTCCTTTTGCTTCATCGAACAGTTGACAGTTAACCATCGTAACGCTGCCTATGGCAAACCCACCCGGCAAGATGCTTACCGATAACGGTGCTGACGGAGGGCTGGTGCAGGCATTCACCACGCAAGCCGCCGTGATAGTGTAGTTGCCCGGCTGGGTGAAGGTATACATTGAGCCATTGGCCGTACCTGTGCCACCCTGCGGATTCCAGTTGATCGTGCCACCCGCGCAGCCCGAAGCCGTCACCGAGATGGGCTGGTTGGTGGTGGTCTGGGCATTAGCCGCTAGGGTGGGAGCCGCCAAGGTGGTGCTCGTGCCCACCGTAGTCTGGCCGGTGGCCGTACAGCCCGTCGGTGCTGTGACGGTTACGCTGTACAACCCACCCATGCTCACCGTCGCCGTATTACTGGTAGCACCACTACTTTGAGTAGCTCCCAGGCTGAAGCCATACGTACTCCCGGTGAGGCCGCCCGTAGCCGTCAGGACAACACTGGTCTTGGCGCAGGTCAGGGGACCGTCATTGCTGAGCGTGACGGTGGAGGCCGGACAGTTTACCACAAACGTGGTGGGATTGGCACTGCCCTCCACTGTCGGATCATCGGTCAGCACCGTGCTTTCGTTGGTGTTATTCGCGTCCCCGTCAAAGCTGATACTGCCCTGGTTGGCGATACTCTGCCCGTTGGTACCGTTGGCAATGAGGGCCGTGATGGTGATGGTCACCTGGCTGTTGCTGGCGATTGATCCATTCCAGGTCACAGTGTTTGCATTGAAAGCAATCTGGCCCGCACTCGATGACACAGAAGATACAGTCAAACCTGCGGGCAACACATCGGTAAATTCGTTGCCTGGATTGTTATTCTGAATACCCAGACCTGCGTTCCGGAGTACAATCGTATAGGTCGCTGTGCCGCCGGGAACGAAGCTGCCCGAAACAGTCTTGGTCCCGCTCACCGAGGCTGGGTTCAACACGGTAAGTGAAAAGGCCGATGAGGTAA
This DNA window, taken from Spirosoma agri, encodes the following:
- a CDS encoding FG-GAP-like repeat-containing protein, producing MIYFLSKTKITFLAGLLTLFWVMLATTVLGQGFIERTGDFGLNPFFNYNFYPNPPGASPSLADLDGDGDLELVVVNFEGSVSYNINTGGSPGDESFIYYRSPSPFTSLPDSYSPVSSSPISSLAGVVPSDVYNPSFDSSVNLKFSFGDLDGDGDLDGISGNEEGKILIFINSGSRNNPLFPPPGSAPIGPGDPPRGNSVVTLADPAAGINYAGEGVSFVNLADFDGDRDLDLLVLTSKAFHYLRNTGTTTNAVFEEVTGSGNPFNGFTPDAGHGNPVVGDIDGDGDLDVAVSGTSIAFYRNVGTTTAPVYVRINNAANPFNGITFSADDVPRIELGDMDRDNDLDLAGGVKSGKIRYFENGVQVYGQPTPASQTVCVGSPVSVTVGARGDGFYSDATQTTSLRYQWYRNTQTTATPVPGQTSATLSLTNVQPGDAGLYYVQVTGSARYTGEELSVFSDGFSLTVRQGIGITQQPPSSSVVLTGANVSVPVSVSGAVTGYQWYRNGAIVTGQTSATLTLTSVTSAQAGSYSLVATSSCNSVTSSAFSLTVLNPASVSGTKTVSGSFVPGGTATYTIVLRNAGLGIQNNNPGNEFTDVLPAGLTVSSVSSSAGQIAFNANTVTWNGSIASNSQVTITITALIANGTNGQSIANQGSISFDGDANNTNESTVLTDDPTVEGSANPTTFVVNCPASTVTLSNDGPLTCAKTSVVLTATGGLTGSTYGFSLGATQSSGATSNTATVSMGGLYSVTVTAPTGCTATGQTTVGTSTTLAAPTLAANAQTTTNQPISVTASGCAGGTINWNPQGGTGTANGSMYTFTQPGNYTITAACVVNACTSPPSAPLSVSILPGGFAIGSVTMVNCQLFDEAKGGYQVTFTPQYSGQNTNPISFSVVNEKTATTDPAPYTLRLYTDNPVIILVATQAGTGETRYSYNWFASCQSGNSPNRPPVTTGVPNQTISQGQAYQLELKTYFSDPDQQPLAFSVQGLPAGLSLTGSVISGTPSVTGVSTINVSAVDPGGLSVGSSFQLTVSPAPGLPTSFAIVDVSTVRCEVLRPDKRRITFTPQYSGVDGTPISFSVVNEKLPTTDAGPYSLDLYTDNPVITLSAQQGATIARYTYNWLTVCNTVSARLGVQEAGTELQVRVFGNPVEGKSAEIEINGAASQSVQLNLVDSQGRVVHQYQIDEAGPSERVSVPVGNSKGILLLQVSTPTQRQQVKLLKF
- a CDS encoding DUF3859 domain-containing protein, with amino-acid sequence MKSVTNFRLSPTGYYFGADDLIFSEKVDRVKLKRGLVFGIAYSLKSNQDAFLCRIIHPMLVNPTTGKAYKETIEEKYRSTNGLNFDYYRTEHTWEMIAGEWVFQIEQSGKVLLEKSFELYGSLLL
- a CDS encoding transposase, which codes for MKTRRQYDDKFKTMAVELSVAKGSLKATAEELGITPHILTRWRRERLTPTGTTISTHPQVSQEQQEILRLKKQLKQAELDRIAEATRYPKKGGQHLLQERPRGGPWEIFGFIKVNLLAFTGQLFLGFFVQ